From the Fusarium oxysporum Fo47 chromosome X, complete sequence genome, the window GGAATGTTCTGGCACTCTGACTTCCCTGTATATAGCTGCACAGGTCTCTGCAGATTCGGCGATGCGGGAATGGATTCTACAGCTCTTGATCTATATGGCTGATCAGGGCGTCAGGTTGGCCCATAATGTAGCTCATATCCTAACGTCTGAGCCTGTAATGGATTACTGGGCTGTTTTCAAGATGGTTGGGAGCTGTGCGGTTACAGCCTGATGTATCTTAGACTCGGATAATCATCATGCCATTGTTGGTTTATCATTTCTGTTTGTCAGGTTTCAAGCCAGGAGAGGAGATTATAGAATTCATACACTAATACGTGAAAAAAGAACCTGCCACGATTGGGCTTTATCAATGAATCTGTAGGAGGTTGTCATGGTAGTCTGTTGTTTGTCTGCCTCTGAATAGACTACTCTACTTGCTGAGCTATGGCGGTGATGAGGCCATTGAAACGCTCATCCAGATCCTCCTTCAAGATGCCCATATACTCTTCCGGCACAGGACTTCCCTCCGCAATCCAACGAAAGCGCGTCTTGTTCGATCCAATGGGGTCCAACACAGTGGTTCCAAAAGCAATCATATCTGGATAATCGGGTCGTCTGACCCTGAAGGTCATGGAATGATTGTCGGCGTCGTATGCCGTCATCTCCTCAGAGAACTCGTATCGTTTGCCTTTGTTCTTTCCGGCTGGGTACTCATATGAAAAGGTGCGAATGCTTCCGATTCCAAAACCCTTAAGACTGAGTTTCAGACAGCCAGGGTACCAGGCTTTCTCACCACCAAAGGCAGCGACAAGACCCCAGACTTCGCCGATTGGGGCGTTGATCTCACGGGTTACGGTGATGTAATGAGTCAGGGGTTGCTCCGACATTTTGAAAGATGATGGAAGTGGACAGATTGTTGATGTTCTTAATATTGGGCTGCAAAGATGAAAGTAGCGTGGAGAAGAGTGATATCTTTCGATCTGGTTTCTCAAATTTGCACACGGGCACTTACTTTAAATAAGGCAAAGATTAAACAAGGTTCGAATAAATCTAAATTTCTCCATAAAATTTTCAAACTTGTTACTAatcaaaaagaaaattaaaaCTCTTTCATTTACAAATCAAGATGGTTAAAACTATAGAACAATTAACTAGACTGTTTTTTAACGATGGGGCTTCGTTTAGTAaccctcctcatcacctaGCTTTTATTAGAGTTACGCATGTCGCGAATATGGCTCGTAATGGGGACCATGTCAAtgagagaagatgatgagttaGTACGAAAGTGTTGCCTCAAGAGGACTAGCTCGCCTCGTCATTCATCATTAAGGATAGGATAAATTAAAGTACATACTGTACCTACCCCCACCAAATTCATGCGTGGCGCACACGGATGGATTACCTTTTTAGGAATAGAGATAAGTTCTTGGTGTGTTTGTCTTCGCTTTTCTATACCGTGGCGCTGGGTGATTCATCATACTGAGCAGACTTTGTCATCATTGCAGCTAACGCAAGTTAAACTTGAAGAGAACCAAGATCGGTGTTTCCCCTTATTAGTTGCTTCCTCTTGAGGTAATCGTTCCGTTAAATACTTAAATCCATGTTAGATAGGCCAGTTTCAAGCCGTAGTAAGGATCAAGGTTCATTTTTAGATACTACTTGAGAACATCATAGGAAGTCGCGGATTTATCGGCTCAAAGTTAGGTCCGATATGAcaagttttatatatatcaCCTGCCGATTCTCTCCGTTAGTCTTGGTCCTATTCTATCTATTTATTTCATATTGCTTTATCTCCCTCTCTGTACTCGTTCAGCATTCTAACTCCAGAACCTACAATATGAAGCTTCTCGTGACCGGTGCAAGCGGTTATGTTGGCACGGAGATTATACGCCAAAGCCTTCAACTACCTCAGGTCACCagtgttgttgctgttgctcgCAAGCCTGTGTCCGTTCCGAGTGGGGCTGACCCAGCCCGACTCAAGAGTATCGTTGTGAAGGACTATGGAGATTATCCAGCGAGTGTAAGAGATGAGTTTAAGGATGCAGCGGCATGTATCTGGTAAGAATTCCCTTGGCCTTTGTCCTGACTCCTATCCTATGAGACCTCCCGGCTGACTGTAGTTGCCAGGACTGTTGGTATCACACCTATGGCCTATAAATCACTCGACTCTGAACAAGCATGAAAGATTTGCCTTGACGATACGTTGCTGGACTAGAAACTACGGTCAAATCTTCCGTTAAGAAGTCATTCCGCTTTGTCTATATGAGTGGCGCCGATGCAGGGAGAGATCAGACTAAGACCCCGCCACTTCTACCTGAATACTTCCTGATGCGAGTCAGTTCTACGACTGTTTCAAATGACTGATAATAAAGCTAACGCGAAGAAAGGGTGAGGTTGAGAACCTAGTCTTTGGATTTGAAGAAAAGCACCCAGATCTAGTTGAAGCAGGTGTCGCGAGACCTGGCTTGATCATTAATGACTCTACCGACGTGAAAGAAGTTATGGCTCGTCTAGGTAAGGAGGTCACAACCATCAAGCTGGAATCAGTTGCAGCAGCTCTCCTTCAGCAAGCTCTTCATGGGACTGAGAAGAAAACTCTTTGGTCCGATGATTTGAAGCGCCTTGCAGGATCTCAGTAGGATGATTTACCTATACCTACTACTACTGTACGCAGTCGGGCCGGTAATTAGATAGAATACAATAAAACTAGGCCGTGCACATTGCTCTGTTATCTTGGCACGCGTCGTGTGCTTTGGCGGTTGATAGGCAGATAGGTATCTGTGTTTCTAAAATAGGACAGGTCCTATCTTAATTCCCATATTTACTTTAGCTCTCTCTGCTACCAGGCTGCCTCCCGCTGTGCTATTCCACTCACTACCTCAAGTGGTTTTTTAATTAAGTTCCTAATAGCCTGCTGTTGTTTTCGGAGTAAATCACTGTCTTAAGGTTATAGGGCCTTGGGGaatttaagttataaagCCACTCTAAACTTTACTAGAGCTGGAGCTAAACAAATCTATAAAGTTTAGAAACATAAAAATGCTTTTGGATCTTGATTTCTTTACATAAGATCTAACAACAAGACATAAAATAATCAGCGTCGGTTTGCTTCTGTTAACCTTTTGCCTTCTAGCTCCAGTGCGTCTAGACTTAGAAATATGCCTCCCACGCCCACCATGTGTTCTTACATCTTCCTAATATACCCGAACTTGAGCGCCAATCTATGGCCTACAGGTCCTGCGAGGTAGGCATCTTCCAATTCCATACTTCCATGGTCATGCAGCGTTGTCGTGAAGTTAGTGTACACGCTTGCAACGACATTCTTCATGGCTGAACAGAGAATTAGCAAATATCACAACTGTGTTCCAGTGATTGACATTACTTACAGAAATATGCAAAATTGCTTCCGATGCACATGCGGCCTCCGCTTCCAAATGCCCAAAACCATCGGCGCATGGTGGCGAGATGCTCAGGTGATGAATTGATCCACCGCTCTGGCTTCCACTGGTCTGGCTCGGGAAAGATCTCGGGCGTGCGATGCAATGAGTACGCATAACACTGAACGGTAGTGCCGGCTGGAATGTTGTCGTGACCTCCTAGCGAGCTGGGCTTTGGGACGCGACGGGGCTGACCACCTGGGACAGATGGGTAGAGGCGGAGAGATTCTAATATGACAGCCTCTAGTAGCGGAAGTTTGTCGATGGCCTTCGGTGCAGGCACTACCCATTCTCCTTCGGCCGGTGGCGGGAAGTACAGTGGCGGATCGAGGGTGAGCAACTCTTCTCGCAGCTTTGCCTGAAGTTCTGGTCTCTTGGATAGCTCGTAAAAGCAAAATGTCAGAGTGTTGCCACTGGTTTCATGGGCTGCCGAGTTGTGTGCAAACATGTCACTGGCGATTTCTAGGCGTTGAGGATATTGACCAGGCTTGGCATGAGGATCGCTCATGGCCTTGAGTGCAAGAGACATAACGACGGGCTTATCCGCATCTGACAAGTTCTCTTCGCCTTGTGCAATGAGTTCCTGCGCTTTGTCACACTTCTCAAGGTTCCACTGTTCGATGTCGTGGAAGCCACTGTCGACCTTTTTCGGAATAAGGCCAATTGTCTTGAGCCAGTTGTTCAGTCTTGGGAACTCGTATTGCCAGAACGTATATGGTGCGGCAGCAAAGAATCCATCCAGATATAGCCGTCTCTCCTTTTCGTCTTCAATCAGATTGCTGCTCAGCGTGCTTCCAAACTGCCAGGTGATGAATGAGTCCATTGAGTACGAGTAGAATAGCTCGAGCACTTCCAATGGCTTCTTGCTGTCAGCTGCACGGCTGAATACAGGCAAAAGCCTCCCGAACAAGATTTTCTTCATAGAAGCTTGACTTGTACTATCGGCAAGGATAAAAGATTTAGAGAAAGTACCGGAGATGATTCGTTTGCGGGCAGAGTGGGTTCCATTGTCTTGGAAAGTGAAAATGTTTTCCGTACTATAGAGTCATGACGAGATTAGTACCTGAGAATCTGTGAAAAGACAGGACTTAACGTTTATTACTTGTAATTGATGAATCCTCGCGTATAAAACTCAGTCTTAGGGAAGCCCCCCAAGTAGACCTGCTTTAAGCCGCCTTCGAAGCAATTGAGGCTGACTAAACCTGGCGAGAGTCTAAGAGCCTTCCCCTTAGCCATGTGATTTTTATAGACCAGCTTGTTCTCCTGGTGAGTGAGCTTTGCCCACCACAGCCAAAAGGGAGCAACATGGCAGCTCCAATGCGGCGCCGGGATCTTGGCGAGTGGAGATAGGAACGCGGGCTTGATTATTCTCTCGTAAAAAGCTAGCAGAAGCACCAGGCTGGCAGCAACCGCGGGGATATTGAGTGAAGTCATCAGTTGGAGTTGGCTCGGCGTTTGAGTATAGTCAACCGTTGTGTGATTGAGTTGAATTGGACTAAATATGAAAAGACTGAAGAATTATTTAGTTTTACAGGACACCCGTTATATCCTTTCGGGACTAACTAGACTGGACGAGCCCTCGGTTACATGCAAGTATTGTAATGGTTCGATGCGTATGTTGCGAAGCAGTCCCTGGCCATTTCTGGCCGGCTAACGGTAGCACATGCGCATCATTGGATCGCGTATTGATCAAAAAAGGCAAGTGGGGAGACGCGGACGTGACCAGATTCACTGTTGCCGGTGATTTTCTCTTGGACTCTGAAGGCACCCAACCATTCATCATCTTGCTGTGGTAAGCCGTATCGAGCCTAAAAAGGGATCCTCGGGTAAAGCGACCAGTAACAGCACTTCCGGAAATTCGCTTTTCCTATGATATCATCTTATTTCTAAAAAACCATCGCGTAGTAGGCTTCCAGCCCATTGCTAGGCGCAGGTGTGAAATCAACCCCACCTACAGTACTAGATAGACTACTTGCTACAGTGGGTTGTACACGGCACTCGCAGTGAGATTTTACAGGCGTCAGTGTTCCGCTGAAAGGTTATTGTCTAGCCTAGTAATACAACCGAAAAATGATCTCACATTCACTCGGAGTCATTTCCGCCGTGAGTGGAACAGGTTAGTCCAGTGCACGGTACCCCGGAAGGGTTTTTCAAGAGAACACAACTGAACGCTGCTGAGAGGAGCGCCAGACGCTAGCTAGGTCACTGCACGATAGCTCGTGATTTCGGGTTGGGATGTTGTCCAAAGATCCCATGACGAAAAAAGGTAAACGATTTAGTTCAAGATGGCATTGAAGACGGAAAATTCGACAGCTGAAAATGTAAATGACTTGCAACTAGCATTTGCATGGCTTTTGAGGGATTCCGACAGTACATTACATTCTTGCTCACTGCTCGAGGTAGGCGCGTGATGCAAGGAATAGCTGTAAGGATTATCAACGCTCAATTCTCAACCTTAAATCACGGCCAGGTAAAAAGATAAAGGTGTAGTGACCTCAGTTATATAAATTCCAGTTTTATTAACCCTCTCAGACGACTTTTACCTCTCAGTGCATCTAGAGACGGTTTCCCAGGTTCACATGAACAGCCTTGACAGATGTGTATGCCAGAATACCCGACTCTCCCAACTCTCGCCCGATGCCTGACTGCTTCACACCACCAAATGGAATTCGGAAGTCTGAGTCGTTGCTACTGTTGACCCAGACCACTTTTAATTGTTAGCCGACATGATACATGTATTTATGGTTGATCTTGCACTTGTGACTTACTTCCTGCATCTATCCTCTTGACAATTGCATGGGCTCGAGTAATATTCTCTGTGAAAATCGCAGCCCCCAAGCCGTAGAAGCTATCGTTGGCTCTCTCAATTGCCTCATCTTCGGTCGAGAAGGAGCTGATGGCGGCGAGCGGGCCAAAGACTTCTTCACGGTAAATCTTCATGTGGTCCTTGACATCAGTGAAGACAGTAGGCTCGATAAAAAAGCCCTTTCCATTGACACCCTTATAAGGTTTGCCGCCGAAGCTCAACGTGGCACCTTCCTGCTTGCCTTGCTCAATGTACGATAAGACACGTTCGTACTGGGCCTTGGTGACCTGAGGGCCTTGGAAGGTTCCAGCAGCATAAGGGTCGCCGACGACAGAGGTCTTCTTGACCTGTTCGACAAAGAGCTCAATAAACTTGGGATAAATCTTTTCGTGGATAAGGAGTCTGCTTGTAGCTGTGCAGATTTGTCCCTGGTTGGCCATAATGCCATAATGAGCCCACTTGACGgcattctcaagctcggcaTCTTCAAAAACGATAAGGGGTGACTTTCCACCCGTCTCGAGGGTGATTTCTTTTAAATTGGTAGCTGCCAGTTTCATGATCTCGCGACCTGTGTTTGTAGACCCTGTAAAGGCAATCTTATCCACGTCGATGTGTCCAGCTAGGCTTGCTCCAGCTGTGCGACCAAATCCATTGACGATATTGATTACGCCAGGTGGGAAACCGGCCTTTTCAATAAGAGTGGCAAATAGCAGGACAGATAGAGGGGTTTGTTCGGCAGGCTTGAGCACAATTGTGTTGCCAGCAGCCAGCGCCGGGCCGAGCTTCCAAGCTGCCATTCCCAATGGATAGTTCCAGGGAATGATCTGGCCACAGACGCCAATCGGTTGTCGGTTCGTATACGCGAATTTGTTATCGTTGGTAGAAATAACTGCAATGACAAGCCGTATCAGTAAAATTCTTTTGTCGTTCGACAGTTCTTCCACTTACCTTGGCCTGAAATCTTATCGGCGAACCCGGCATAATAGCGAAGCACTCCTGTCAACTCGCAAACGTCTCCTTGGGCCGACGAAAAACGCTTCCCTGTAAAAGTCAGCAATCCGCAAGCGACGGATGGGTTTAGAGTTGGCTGCTATACCATTATTCCAGGTATCGATCGAAGCAAACGTGTCTGTCAACTCTTCAGCCAGGTCGGCCAGCTTTCGCATGAGCTCGCCACGCTCTGTCGGGCTAATTCTTGACCATGGCCCTCGGAAAGCTGCGCGGGCTGCTTTCACAGCATCGTCAATGTCTTGCTCGCCACCGGCATGGACCTTGACGATTTCTTGCTCGTCTCTATAAGATGTGAGTTTAGGTCAGCAGCCCCAAATGATGTGGAGGTAGGGGGGGAAAGGGTAGTTTTGTGCTTACATGGGGCTTACGACTGTGATCTTTTCGCCAGACTTTGCCTCGCGCCattcgttgttgatgaacAGACCCAGAGGCTGCTCGACTGAGCGTCCATTCGGGGCCGTAAGGGTCTGGAAGAGGTTTGTAACCATGATTTGCGAATGCGAAGTTCAACGAATTGGTAGACTTCAACATGGATGAAACATGGTTGAGGAAATCGAAGCATTAGCGATGGTTATATTCCCGTTCAAGGAGCCTGTGTACCATAAGTTCCCGGTCTGCATTATTACCGGTAGCTTGATCTTCTCTCATGACTGATGGTACCTAGCTTAGTTTGTGAAGCGCTAGGAGGGCAGTGGGTCAAGTACACCTCGCGACCTGTCTAGATTGGGCAAGTCATGCCATGCATGAAAAACCACAAACCCCTCATTACGTGCTGTGAAGCTATGTAAGCTAACAGTCCCTCGTGTCGAAACTTGATTCGGAAAGGTTAGATGCCATCATAGGCTAGCTCTCCTCGGTTGTACAGCAATCGAGCTGGCTTATCACCCCGCGGCAGTTGGAGGGGTAAATTCGAGGGGTAACTTAGAGGGGTACGGAGCGGATGATGTAAGGTTAATTACTTGGCTGATGAGTCCCTGTCGACTTACGAGCCGTGAGAGGAAGCTACGTAAGATAGTGGGGGGGGGGCACCAGTCATGAATGCAATCACAGGTGAGATCAAAGTTGGAACAAGAGTCGATCGATCAATTGTATAGAAGAAACCAATTCGATTAATTCTAAGAAAGGCAAAATGCAATTCCTTATTCATTGATACGTCTTTCGTAGCCCAACATTTACTATTCTCCTGGCTCTAAATCAGCGTGATTCGTTCATTATCGATAAACACGGCGACATTGGCAAATTCGGGTCCAAACTCAAAGTCCACTGTAGTTCCCTTCTTTAGGTACACAAATTGGCCTTTTGTCAAGGTGAATGTTTCTCCTCCATGAATCGCGAGCTTAATCCACCCCTCGGTGACATAGAAGAACTCGTCGCAGGGGTAGGTTAGTGTTGCAGTACCACTCTCTTTGGCAGCTCCGGCAACGATCTTGCCATCAGCAGACCGATACAGGACTGATTTAGATCCTGCGTATTCGGGGAAGTCTTCCCACGGGAAAGAGTCCCAAGTGCCGTAAGGGGTGTCTTTGGGGGCGTCGGAGCCCTTGCTGTTGGGAACAGAGGGAGGCATGGCTGAGTATTTTGTGTTGAGAGAGGTTACGTTGTTGCTTATTCTGAGAATTTGGGGAAGGATAGATTGGCAGACGTGCTAAAGACAATGAATGGTTTGGGTCTGGTAAGAAACGCACCTGGAGCTGAGGGTAAAGGGTATAATAAAAGATCACGGGCAGTATTCAACTTGCTCACATTTTAGTCGAGTTCGTCAATCAACTGCATTAGGAAACTTTGGGCATCATCATGTGCTTCGGATGTGTTGGCTCACCCACCTCCTCAAGGTGCATTTGAGGTCGCTAATTTTCCATGTCTGGTAGGTTGATCGGCTCACTAACTTCGGATGCGGGGGTTGGAGAACAGATCTGTAGTACCGAAGGGCCCGCCCGCAGATGCAGTGGTACATTGATAATGATACTGTGCTTGATATTCCAGAGGCCTCCGAGACCGGTTCTTGCAAACAGAGAACTTTGATTGCGGCAGTCAAACATAGCAGGTTTTTTTGTTGGGTTTCTGAAGATACTGCATGCAATCTATCACCGTCTAAAAGGGTGAAGCTATTGGTCATTGGCTACACCAGGCGGCATCCAAGTTACAGCGCTCCGTCGCTCATTTACCTTCAATCGCACGGTCACAATCATCGTCAATTTGCAACCCAAATAATGCGAACAGCATGTACGTATTCTTATCATTGCCTATGTTTTCACTTGTAAATCAAGAACCAGCAAAACCGGGAAACCCTTCCTTAATCTCCTTCTGTGCCCACTCCCGGTAGCGATTGAGACCGCCAAAGTAAAACTTTGTACTTGACTTGCGCCCCTCAACATTCGCCCCAAAGATCCAGCTGGCAGTTGTCTTGAACAGTGAGCCCTCTACCAGCTGATCACAGAGATCGCTCCACTGCTGCTCCGCTTTGTGTGAAACCTCCATGACGTGATTctgcttgttcttctcagcatgtAGAATGCACTCGGTGATAAGGTCAATCTCGCTTTCAATGACAACGGGGAAATTAGCAAACGCTCCCTGTGGCCCAGACACGATGAACATGTTGGGGAAGCCAGAGCACGCGATTGCGCCATAGGCTGTTGAGCCATTCTCCCAGTGTTTCTTGATAGACCTTCCGTTTCGCCCTGTTATCTTGATACGCAGGTAATTGCCTTCAATTGCGTCGAAGCCGGTGGCAAAGATCAAGGCGTCGAGTTTATGCACTTCGCCgtccttggtcttgatacCCTCCGGTACAATTTCTTGAATAGGTGTCTCTCGAAGATCCACGATATCCACGTTGTCGCGGTTGAAGATTTGATAATAACCTGAGTCGCAAAGAGGCCGTCGGGCGTAAAGATCGCATGGCTTCAgcgccttggccttcttgggaTCCTTGACAATTTCGTCAATCTTGCTGCGGATGAAGTTGCACGCTTCCTCGTTCGCGTCGAGGTTTGTCGTGATGTCGCCAAAAGCACTGAACATGAAGCGGAAGCCGTTGCCCTTATCCCAGACTTCCTGGAACGCTTGACGACGTTCTTCAGGTGTGACCTCCATTGTCTTCCGCGTGCTCTCAGGTACACCGAAAGCGGTTGATGAGGACCATACGTCTCGCCAGATCTCATCGTAGTTTTCGTTAATCTTTTCACGGTATCCGTCAGGAATCTGGCCTTGGCCACTAGGGACCGAATATTGTGGATGGCGTTGGAACGAGACAAGACGACCAACCTTGGGAGCTATCGCCGTCATGACCTGAACACCCGTTGACCCATTGCCGATAATACCGACTCTTCGCCCCTCCAACTTCAATTTGTCATCCCACTTCGCTGTGTGGACGATGTCGCCGGCAAAGGAAGAGATACCGGGGATGTCAGGGTAGTTGGGCTTCGACAGGAGCCCCAGGCAGTTCACCAAGTAGCGGGTCTTGATGACCAGATCGCCTGAGCATGAGATGATCCATTTGCCGTCTTTGTCATCCCAAGACGCTGACTCCATCTCGGTCGAAAAGCGCATGCATTTCCGAAGATCGTGTTTCTTTACGACGTGTCGCAGGTAGTTGAGAATCTCAGGCTGGTAGACATAATGTTGCGACCATGGGTAAGTTCGTAGATCTTCCTTGTCCCACGAATAACGATACAGGTAGGTTTCTGTGTCACTCATGGCGCCAGGATAGGTGTTCCAGAACCACGTACCACCGACATCACTAGCCATGTCAATACATTGTATGTTAAGCCCCGCCTTAGTAAGCTTGTAGGTCGAGTAGATGCCTCCAACTCCGGCACCGACGACGAGAGCATCGACCTCGAGGGTTTCAGGCAAGGATCCCATATCGGACTTGGAAGGCTGTGAAGATGTAGGTACAGTGGTTTTGCGGCTTGGGTAGGTAGGCTTGGAGGACCGAAAGAGACTGTGAGAAATAGAAGGGAATCGACCGATCATGTCTTGAGAATAATATTCTTGTTGAATTGAAACGCCAACATTTAATCTATTTATTTTCCTTAGCTGGACCTCTCTGCTTTAGTCTTATGTATTCACAATTGCTCTCACAGTGTGCAAATCAAGCCAACACATGCTTAGGCTAAAGTAGCTGACGCTAAACTACAGCACAAGTTGTCCAGTTCTGGTTATTTCGCGAGCCTGGTTCATGTAGCACTTCCGACTCACTTTTTTTCACAAGCTAGCTGCCGACTTTCTT encodes:
- a CDS encoding cytochrome P450, with the translated sequence MTSLNIPAVAASLVLLLAFYERIIKPAFLSPLAKIPAPHWSCHVAPFWLWWAKLTHQENKLVYKNHMAKGKALRLSPGLVSLNCFEGGLKQVYLGGFPKTEFYTRGFINYNTENIFTFQDNGTHSARKRIISGTFSKSFILADSTSQASMKKILFGRLLPVFSRAADSKKPLEVLELFYSYSMDSFITWQFGSTLSSNLIEDEKERRLYLDGFFAAAPYTFWQYEFPRLNNWLKTIGLIPKKVDSGFHDIEQWNLEKCDKAQELIAQGEENLSDADKPVVMSLALKAMSDPHAKPGQYPQRLEIASDMFAHNSAAHETSGNTLTFCFYELSKRPELQAKLREELLTLDPPLYFPPPAEGEWVVPAPKAIDKLPLLEAVILESLRLYPSVPGGQPRRVPKPSSLGGHDNIPAGTTVQCYAYSLHRTPEIFPEPDQWKPERWINSSPEHLATMRRWFWAFGSGGRMCIGSNFAYFSMKNVVASVYTNFTTTLHDHGSMELEDAYLAGPVGHRLALKFGYIRKM
- a CDS encoding aldehyde dehydrogenase domain-containing protein, with protein sequence MVTNLFQTLTAPNGRSVEQPLGLFINNEWREAKSGEKITVVSPIDEQEIVKVHAGGEQDIDDAVKAARAAFRGPWSRISPTERGELMRKLADLAEELTDTFASIDTWNNGKRFSSAQGDVCELTGVLRYYAGFADKISGQVISTNDNKFAYTNRQPIGVCGQIIPWNYPLGMAAWKLGPALAAGNTIVLKPAEQTPLSVLLFATLIEKAGFPPGVINIVNGFGRTAGASLAGHIDVDKIAFTGSTNTGREIMKLAATNLKEITLETGGKSPLIVFEDAELENAVKWAHYGIMANQGQICTATSRLLIHEKIYPKFIELFVEQVKKTSVVGDPYAAGTFQGPQVTKAQYERVLSYIEQGKQEGATLSFGGKPYKGVNGKGFFIEPTVFTDVKDHMKIYREEVFGPLAAISSFSTEDEAIERANDSFYGLGAAIFTENITRAHAIVKRIDAGMVWVNSSNDSDFRIPFGGVKQSGIGRELGESGILAYTSVKAVHVNLGNRL
- a CDS encoding cycloalkanone monooxygenase, encoding MGSLPETLEVDALVVGAGVGGIYSTYKLTKAGLNIQCIDMASDVGGTWFWNTYPGAMSDTETYLYRYSWDKEDLRTYPWSQHYVYQPEILNYLRHVVKKHDLRKCMRFSTEMESASWDDKDGKWIISCSGDLVIKTRYLVNCLGLLSKPNYPDIPGISSFAGDIVHTAKWDDKLKLEGRRVGIIGNGSTGVQVMTAIAPKVGRLVSFQRHPQYSVPSGQGQIPDGYREKINENYDEIWRDVWSSSTAFGVPESTRKTMEVTPEERRQAFQEVWDKGNGFRFMFSAFGDITTNLDANEEACNFIRSKIDEIVKDPKKAKALKPCDLYARRPLCDSGYYQIFNRDNVDIVDLRETPIQEIVPEGIKTKDGEVHKLDALIFATGFDAIEGNYLRIKITGRNGRSIKKHWENGSTAYGAIACSGFPNMFIVSGPQGAFANFPVVIESEIDLITECILHAEKNKQNHVMEVSHKAEQQWSDLCDQLVEGSLFKTTASWIFGANVEGRKSSTKFYFGGLNRYREWAQKEIKEGFPGFAGS